The Amphiprion ocellaris isolate individual 3 ecotype Okinawa chromosome 6, ASM2253959v1, whole genome shotgun sequence genome contains a region encoding:
- the snrnp27 gene encoding U4/U6.U5 small nuclear ribonucleoprotein 27 kDa protein — protein MGRSRSRTPPRRERRRSRSTSRERERRRRERDRSRSRDRDRERRRSRSRSPHRRRSRSPPRRHRSSSPSPVRQKDRREDDRKEAKEKPGKPIQISAEDMKDKTEEEIEMMKLMGFGSFDTTKGKKTDGSVNAYAVNVTMKRKYRQYMNRKGGFNRPLDFIA, from the exons ATGGGCAGGAGCAGGAGTCGAACTCCTCCGAGAAGAG AGAGAAGACGTTCTCGTTCAACTTCACGGGAGCGTGAGCGAAGGCGAAGGGAGAGGGATCGCTCTCGTTCTCGAGATCGGGATAGGGAGAGGCGCAGAAGTCGCTCACGGTCTCCTCACAGGAGACGCTCAAG GTCTCCTCCCAGACGCCATCGCTCCTCCTCCCCGTCTCCTGTGAGACAAAAGGACAGACGTGAAGATGATCGAAAAGAGGCCAAGGAAAAGCCGGGAAAGCCTATTCAGATCTCAG CGGAGGACATGAAGGAcaaaacagaggaggaaattGAGATGATGAAACTGATGGGATTTGGTTCCTTTGATACTACCAAG gGGAAGAAAACTGACGGATCAGTAAATGCTTATGCTGTCAACGTGACCATGAAGAGAAAATACAG GCAGTACATGAACAGAAAAGGTGGATTCAACAGACCACTGGACTTCATTGCTTGA
- the mxd1 gene encoding max dimerization protein 1, whose translation MAAIGMVQMLIEAAEYLDRREREAEHGYASMPPFISSRERENLKRKSKSKKNTSSRSTHNEMEKNRRAHLRLCLERLKSLVPLGPDANRHTTLSLLMKAKDHIKRLEESDRRAQHTVEQLQREQRHLRRRLEQLGVERTRMDSTGSTRSSDSPESDQEDLDVDVEGTDYLLGDLEWSTSSVSDSGDERGSLRSSCSDEGYSSASLLRLQDTQERAKQLGCSL comes from the exons ATGGCGGCGATCGGAATGGTGCAGATGTTGATCGAAGCAGCCGAGTACCTTGATCGCAGGGAACGAG AAGCTGAACACGGCTATGCCTCCATGCCACCCTTCATCAGCAGTCGAGAGAGGGAAAACTtgaaaaggaaaagcaaaagcaagaaaaacacaagtagCAG GTCTACGCACAATGAAATGGAAAAGAACag ACGGGCACATCTACGCCTGTGTTTAGAACGCTTGAAATCCCTCGTTCCCTTGGGACCAGATGCGAACAGGCACACCACCCTCAGCCTGCTGATGAAGGCCAAAGATCACATCAAG AGGTTGGAGGAGAGCGATAGGAGAGCTCAGCACACCGTAGAGCAGCTACAGCGGGAGCAGAGACACCTGAGGAGGCGTCTGGAGCAGCTGGGGGTGGAGAGGACCCGCATGGACAGCACCGGCTCCACTCGCTCCTCTGACAGTCCCGAATCTGATCAAG AGGACCTGGATGTGGACGTGGAAGGGACGGACTACCTGCTGGGTGATCTGGAATGGAGCACCAGCAGTGTGAGCGACTCAGGGGACGAGCGAGGCAGCCTGCGCAGCAGCTGTAGCGATGAGGGCTATTCCAGCGCCAGCCTGTTGCGCCTGCAGGACACTCAGGAGAGGGCCAAGCAGCTGGGCTGCAGCCTATAA